The following are encoded in a window of Providencia rettgeri genomic DNA:
- a CDS encoding hemagglutinin repeat-containing protein: MGKLDLQIQQALDNTSGTLTGRQGVFVETQSLINRTGKVIASMGNITLNSQSLEGDKGEILAANTLNIQSGTLSLNHALTQANHILMTANTLDHQGGKLLQTGDKTGKITLQGNLNNQAGEIGSNGSLSLTANSLDNRDGQVITAKNGHLNIELDNELLNQSGALIGESGLSIAASDIQNQQGKLVARHGDAMLTVANGINNQAGLIAAEQLLQMRNQALQNQLGYLQANTININTYNQRFDNTQGSLLAKQTLVLNSGQIDNQQGSIQSGSNMLIDTHGEQLNNTQSGDNKGIYAQGELALTTGDLNNEQGRIVAKGPLALNSQGVNNQQGLVGSQSGLSMATQQLDNREGVIKGHSVSIDTQGQRLINFAKKSEQGIFASQNLAITVGELINRQGQIQANQISLDSQKNRVDNTEGEILAVNHLMANTGALENQQGRLQAGQQLTLNTHGEAVNNSHTQKSGGLLSGGGLSIKSGKLLNQQGQIQSSGEASLTTTGIENQNGQIFAGQSMDINTLQQALLNQQGTLASNGKLELNIGDFNNAQGVAQGKLGLRVKAAQIDNQKGLLLSQSALQLTGKNLDNTQGVIQSHGNATLDIHQRVENQQGQLLSGQNLSVNTQQLNNTSGVIQGLNRVELAVKQQIENKQGWIKANENLDVSAESIDNKNTAQAGKGLEGLNVSLRTTRLDNQSGAVRAGQGIEANIAQSLNNTQGMLSAGTKLSLTDNAQGKALAVSNQQGVIVSNGSATITANQLTGEGKLVAQKALSLTFHQLFENTGRIQAGENLTANFAQGFTNKGLISSLGELALNTTTVINQLSGEISGQNTRIKASGRVLNTGLIDGVLTYIVANSLDNLGTGRIYGDFLAIAVNSLVNDKQGDKAAVIAGRKEVNLAVSDLLNRDHALIYSDGDLVIGNQLNDQLQAIGHAKSVKNHSANMEAAGNLTLKTDNLENKDIHLQLTDDAVEVSREHFNWYDYGNGRRYKIQPRNGNQTRYAINEDGTLNKEVGIHYEKSNRWRMFEYGKWTKYFYEYDYDRIIYETQVVKRDAALITSGKHLTIDGQQLNNENSRVVAGQNLILTGYDLNNEEAQGIRRIFEDGNTIYRYKGGKKWKTRTSTSKYQGINSEEDLALHLLEVTENAGDINKTQVDSVKLNQLVGQAERVSDADSQENQGVNVTEQTLKESKNTPLDLLPGQQIEVVQLPSISAKVDVNDDKSVDPSLQTVDANIVKGTDIQSQSDVGKGENITAETGPQGKDNLDIVIRTVGPNTQLPDNSLFNLTPGSDSQYLIETDSRFTNYKKWLSSIDIVTNEQLHKRLGDGYYEQRLVRDQLIETTGQRLLGNYSSDEEQYRALLTSGVAFGQQFNLTPGIALSPEQMANLTTDIVWMVNKEVTLPDGRVELVSVPQVYVRARQGDLNGNGALLAGRNVSANMTGNILNSGEISSREITDLRAENIENSGRIQGKDVQLDALKDIKNVGGEIRGLDSVSLSAGRDILSETVQRGDGKSQWLDRPASIYVTGDNGQLTLKAVQDINLNATDVGNLGVEGKTSIIAGRDISLETRDISSAFDYTHNSSNYYRGENSTEVGTQIQTKGDLTLSAGQDLSARAANVSSGGELAVNVGRDINLTSGVESSDYAKHTKHTDKGFLSSTTKETHDAVNERLAISSTFSGDSVKMTAGNDVNIEGSNVLGTNDVNVSAGNQLNVTTSDEASHETHMSKTKKSGLMSSGGLGFTVGSTSQKVTTETDSNQKKGSVIGSSAGDVTLTAGGAANIHGSDVIAAKDINITGSDVNITAAENSRTDITTVESKSSGLTVSLGGTAGSLLDGMAQTAKSAKQEDDGQLAALKGMKAGLQGVQAEQAGELAGLKKGGSVKDAFGVNVSYGSSSSKSTTKTQQHTASGSSLSAGDNINLTATGKKEESQGSIAVQGSQLTADKNITLTAKNDINLTSASNTQTVDGKNSSSGSSIGAGISSGGWNVNASVNKGSGFEKGNSEFYTDTQVDAGKQLALNSGKDTTLTGAQVSGETVKANVGGDLTLSSQQTTDKYDSKQKGGSLSGSIGTGLNTTASVNVNKTEMHSDYQSVDKQTGIHAGKGGFDITVGNHTQLDGAVIGSTAEADKNTLDTGTLGFGNIKNKAEYKVESHSGGFSTGGSPFEDQLAGNAAGSLLTNVNNKGKESNTTHAAVSEGEIIVRDKANQQQNLNDLSRDVDNAHEKLNTIFDKEKEQKRIEKTQLVGELGKQITDIAVTNERIKATKEERKNFDKTPVTDDERKKAIDAIKDPNLKGDETAIREAILNDRIEKAVQSSEWGVGGDKRRIVESGTALIQGLVNGDVNKAVANASAPYIANEIAKNIGQDNKAGRLTAHGIANVALALAKGENAGAQSVGAMTAEAVGMLSEELYKKKPHELTEDEKATVSAFASLAAGIAGGLVGGDTSSAANAAEAGKTTVENNFLSPDDRDARDKALEDQKAGRNLKKASQDIIYLSDKDAYTDKLVDLYRKGELDSKGQLELTEYLDAIGIQLQLRGMSESEAKKQIEIILKYPGEFKNDRSAYYEALGQLSAEEKHAWQAAIGTDALLAGPGRASQIMRLALISGGSYQAGTGIGQIADGKIAEGLINVGLGSAVVSGGYLGNKVTTGKPNGGTTISKEITYADGIHFALEQKNHLTTFDGITNKGVYGTHNLNQFTQAASENGIKIISQTPSNIKGISEVVYQVPKKNREGNIIPGEFKDKLYVKTVYDPKVFPDQKMLDLGQQAASNGYKDAISQGRREYQSTAGGVKFQVYLDQQTGRVRNFFPVAE; encoded by the coding sequence ATGGGTAAGCTTGACTTACAAATTCAGCAGGCACTGGATAACACCAGTGGAACATTGACGGGTCGCCAAGGTGTGTTTGTTGAAACCCAATCGTTGATTAACCGCACAGGTAAAGTGATTGCTAGCATGGGGAATATCACCTTAAATAGCCAATCACTTGAGGGGGATAAAGGTGAAATACTGGCAGCTAACACTTTGAATATTCAAAGTGGAACCCTTTCACTTAATCACGCGCTCACCCAAGCCAATCACATCTTAATGACGGCGAATACCCTTGACCACCAAGGGGGTAAATTATTACAAACTGGCGATAAAACAGGGAAAATTACCTTACAAGGAAATCTAAATAATCAAGCGGGTGAAATAGGCAGTAATGGCTCCCTTTCATTAACAGCCAATAGTCTCGACAATCGTGATGGACAAGTTATTACCGCAAAAAATGGTCATCTTAACATTGAGTTAGATAATGAATTATTAAATCAAAGTGGCGCTCTTATTGGTGAGAGTGGGCTGAGCATAGCGGCCAGTGACATCCAAAATCAGCAAGGGAAACTGGTTGCCCGCCACGGTGATGCAATGTTGACTGTGGCTAATGGTATCAATAACCAAGCAGGCTTAATTGCCGCAGAGCAACTGTTGCAGATGCGCAACCAAGCACTACAAAATCAGTTAGGTTACCTGCAAGCCAATACCATTAATATTAATACCTATAACCAACGATTTGATAATACACAAGGTTCGTTATTAGCTAAGCAAACATTAGTGCTAAATAGCGGTCAAATTGACAACCAGCAAGGTTCTATTCAATCAGGCAGTAACATGCTGATTGATACTCATGGTGAGCAGCTCAATAATACGCAAAGTGGTGATAATAAAGGTATTTATGCACAAGGCGAACTGGCTCTAACCACAGGAGACCTCAATAATGAACAAGGTCGTATTGTGGCGAAAGGCCCGCTTGCATTGAACAGTCAAGGTGTTAACAACCAGCAAGGTTTAGTGGGAAGCCAATCTGGGCTTTCAATGGCAACGCAGCAACTGGATAACCGTGAAGGCGTGATCAAAGGCCACTCTGTGAGTATTGATACACAGGGGCAGCGCCTGATCAATTTTGCTAAAAAATCCGAGCAGGGCATTTTTGCTAGTCAAAACCTAGCGATAACAGTGGGTGAGTTAATTAACCGCCAAGGGCAAATACAAGCGAACCAAATTTCTCTCGATAGCCAGAAAAACCGGGTTGATAACACAGAAGGTGAAATTCTTGCTGTTAATCATTTAATGGCAAATACAGGTGCGCTGGAAAACCAACAAGGTCGCCTTCAAGCAGGTCAGCAACTGACATTAAACACCCATGGTGAAGCAGTTAATAATAGCCATACGCAAAAAAGCGGAGGGTTATTAAGTGGCGGTGGTTTATCGATTAAAAGCGGTAAACTGCTTAATCAGCAGGGACAAATTCAAAGTTCAGGCGAGGCATCACTCACCACGACAGGGATTGAAAACCAGAACGGTCAAATTTTTGCTGGCCAGTCAATGGATATCAATACGCTGCAACAGGCATTGTTAAATCAGCAAGGGACATTAGCGAGTAATGGCAAGCTCGAACTGAATATTGGGGATTTCAATAATGCCCAAGGGGTAGCGCAAGGAAAGCTTGGGCTTAGGGTGAAAGCTGCACAGATTGATAACCAAAAAGGGTTATTACTGAGCCAATCTGCGTTACAACTGACAGGAAAAAACCTCGATAATACACAAGGGGTTATCCAATCACACGGGAATGCAACGCTGGATATTCATCAGCGGGTTGAAAACCAGCAAGGGCAGCTTTTATCTGGTCAAAACCTGAGCGTGAATACTCAGCAACTCAATAATACGAGCGGTGTTATTCAAGGCCTCAATCGTGTTGAACTCGCGGTAAAACAGCAAATCGAGAATAAACAAGGCTGGATAAAAGCCAATGAAAACCTAGATGTTTCTGCGGAGTCCATTGATAACAAAAATACAGCTCAAGCAGGTAAAGGCCTTGAGGGGCTAAATGTTAGCCTTAGAACCACGCGTTTAGATAACCAAAGCGGTGCGGTTCGTGCGGGGCAAGGGATTGAAGCGAATATCGCGCAAAGCCTAAATAACACTCAAGGGATGCTATCTGCGGGGACGAAACTAAGTCTAACCGACAATGCGCAAGGTAAAGCCTTAGCCGTATCAAATCAGCAAGGGGTGATAGTCAGTAATGGCTCCGCCACGATTACGGCGAACCAGCTAACGGGTGAAGGTAAACTTGTCGCACAAAAAGCATTATCACTAACATTCCATCAACTATTTGAAAATACAGGGCGCATTCAGGCAGGGGAAAACCTAACAGCTAACTTTGCACAAGGGTTTACTAATAAAGGGCTAATTTCTAGCCTTGGCGAGCTGGCTTTAAACACCACGACCGTTATTAACCAACTTTCCGGTGAAATCAGTGGGCAAAATACCCGTATTAAAGCCAGTGGTCGGGTACTGAATACGGGGCTTATTGATGGTGTATTGACCTATATTGTTGCTAATTCCTTAGATAATTTAGGAACAGGTCGTATTTATGGTGATTTCCTCGCTATTGCGGTTAATTCGCTAGTGAATGATAAACAAGGGGACAAAGCCGCCGTTATCGCAGGACGTAAAGAGGTTAACCTTGCAGTTTCTGACCTTTTAAACCGTGACCACGCTCTGATTTACAGTGATGGCGATTTAGTTATCGGTAACCAATTGAACGACCAGCTACAAGCCATTGGTCATGCCAAAAGCGTGAAAAATCACAGTGCTAACATGGAAGCGGCCGGTAACCTCACACTAAAAACCGATAACCTTGAAAATAAAGATATCCATTTACAACTGACTGACGATGCAGTGGAAGTGAGCCGTGAGCATTTTAATTGGTACGACTACGGTAATGGGCGACGTTATAAAATTCAGCCACGTAATGGAAACCAAACTCGCTATGCCATAAATGAAGATGGCACGCTCAACAAGGAAGTGGGTATTCATTATGAAAAATCCAATCGCTGGCGGATGTTTGAGTATGGTAAGTGGACTAAATATTTCTATGAATATGACTACGACCGTATCATTTATGAAACACAAGTTGTCAAACGCGATGCAGCGTTGATCACGAGTGGTAAACATTTGACGATTGATGGGCAGCAACTGAACAATGAAAATTCACGCGTTGTTGCGGGGCAAAACCTGATCTTAACAGGCTATGACTTAAACAACGAAGAAGCGCAAGGTATTCGCCGTATTTTTGAAGATGGAAACACCATTTATCGCTATAAGGGCGGTAAAAAATGGAAAACGCGTACTAGTACATCAAAATACCAAGGAATTAATAGCGAAGAAGATTTAGCGTTACATTTATTAGAAGTTACCGAGAATGCAGGGGACATCAATAAAACGCAGGTAGATTCAGTCAAACTTAATCAACTGGTTGGGCAAGCAGAACGTGTTTCTGATGCGGATAGCCAAGAGAACCAAGGCGTAAATGTTACAGAGCAGACGTTAAAAGAGAGTAAAAATACGCCGTTAGACTTGTTGCCAGGTCAGCAAATAGAAGTAGTACAGTTACCTTCAATTTCAGCCAAAGTGGATGTTAATGACGACAAATCGGTTGATCCATCGTTACAAACGGTTGATGCCAATATCGTTAAAGGAACTGATATACAAAGTCAAAGTGATGTAGGTAAAGGGGAAAACATCACTGCGGAGACTGGCCCTCAAGGAAAAGACAATCTCGATATCGTGATAAGAACCGTCGGGCCAAATACTCAATTACCTGACAATAGCCTATTTAATCTGACACCGGGCAGTGATAGTCAATACCTGATTGAAACCGACTCGCGCTTTACCAACTATAAAAAATGGTTATCCAGTATTGATATTGTCACCAATGAGCAACTGCATAAGCGCTTAGGTGATGGTTATTATGAACAGCGTTTAGTTCGTGACCAATTGATTGAAACCACCGGTCAACGTTTATTGGGTAACTACAGTAGTGATGAAGAGCAGTACCGTGCACTGTTGACTAGCGGTGTAGCATTTGGTCAACAGTTTAATCTCACTCCAGGTATTGCGCTATCGCCTGAACAAATGGCGAACTTAACGACAGACATTGTATGGATGGTGAATAAAGAAGTCACCCTACCTGATGGTCGTGTTGAGTTAGTCAGCGTACCTCAGGTATATGTCCGAGCACGACAAGGCGATTTAAACGGTAATGGTGCCTTACTTGCGGGACGCAATGTTTCTGCCAATATGACCGGTAACATCCTCAATAGTGGTGAAATCAGTAGCCGTGAAATAACGGACTTACGTGCTGAAAATATTGAAAATAGTGGGCGTATTCAGGGGAAAGATGTCCAACTTGATGCCCTAAAAGACATTAAAAATGTTGGCGGAGAAATCCGTGGATTAGACAGCGTTTCGCTGTCAGCGGGTCGCGATATCCTTAGTGAAACAGTGCAGCGTGGTGATGGCAAATCACAATGGCTCGATCGCCCAGCCAGTATTTATGTCACAGGTGATAACGGTCAGCTTACCTTAAAAGCGGTACAAGATATTAACTTGAACGCCACCGATGTCGGCAATTTAGGGGTGGAAGGTAAAACATCCATTATTGCGGGACGCGATATCAGTTTAGAAACCCGTGATATCAGTTCGGCGTTTGATTACACCCATAACTCTAGCAATTATTATCGTGGCGAAAATAGTACTGAAGTTGGCACACAAATTCAAACTAAGGGAGATTTAACACTTTCCGCAGGACAAGATCTTTCTGCGCGTGCAGCGAATGTGTCCAGCGGCGGTGAATTAGCCGTGAATGTAGGGCGTGATATTAACCTGACCTCTGGCGTGGAAAGTAGTGATTATGCCAAGCACACCAAACACACGGATAAAGGTTTCTTATCCAGTACCACAAAAGAAACCCATGACGCAGTAAACGAACGCTTGGCTATTAGCAGTACATTTAGCGGCGACAGCGTAAAAATGACGGCGGGTAATGACGTTAATATCGAAGGGAGTAATGTACTCGGAACCAACGATGTCAATGTTAGCGCTGGAAACCAATTAAATGTGACCACTTCTGATGAGGCCTCTCATGAAACCCATATGTCGAAGACTAAAAAATCAGGGCTAATGAGTAGTGGTGGTTTAGGTTTCACCGTTGGCTCAACCTCACAAAAAGTGACTACTGAAACCGACAGCAACCAGAAAAAAGGCAGTGTGATTGGCAGCTCGGCAGGCGATGTCACACTGACGGCGGGTGGCGCAGCAAATATTCACGGTAGTGATGTGATTGCGGCGAAGGATATTAATATCACAGGGAGTGATGTGAATATTACGGCGGCTGAAAACAGCCGAACGGATATAACGACTGTGGAAAGTAAGTCTAGCGGCCTCACGGTATCATTAGGTGGTACAGCGGGCAGTCTGTTAGACGGTATGGCGCAGACAGCGAAATCGGCGAAACAGGAAGACGATGGCCAATTAGCGGCACTGAAAGGGATGAAAGCGGGTCTGCAAGGTGTGCAAGCAGAACAAGCTGGTGAGCTGGCTGGGCTGAAAAAAGGCGGCAGTGTAAAAGATGCCTTTGGTGTCAACGTGTCTTATGGCAGTAGCTCGTCAAAATCTACCACTAAAACGCAGCAACATACCGCATCTGGCAGTAGCTTAAGTGCGGGGGATAACATCAACCTCACCGCAACGGGCAAAAAAGAGGAAAGCCAAGGCAGTATTGCGGTGCAAGGCAGTCAATTAACAGCAGATAAAAACATCACGTTAACCGCCAAAAATGACATCAACCTGACCAGTGCTAGCAACACGCAAACGGTGGATGGCAAAAACTCAAGCTCAGGTAGTTCAATTGGTGCGGGTATCAGCTCAGGTGGCTGGAATGTCAATGCCAGCGTCAATAAAGGCAGCGGCTTTGAAAAAGGCAATAGTGAGTTTTACACCGATACACAGGTGGATGCAGGTAAACAACTGGCCTTGAACAGCGGTAAAGACACTACATTAACGGGTGCGCAGGTCAGTGGTGAAACGGTGAAAGCCAATGTAGGGGGCGATCTAACCTTATCCAGCCAGCAAACGACCGACAAATATGACTCGAAGCAAAAAGGCGGTAGCCTATCGGGCAGCATTGGCACAGGGTTGAATACCACGGCATCGGTGAATGTGAATAAAACCGAGATGCACAGTGATTATCAATCTGTGGATAAACAAACGGGCATCCATGCCGGAAAAGGCGGCTTTGATATCACGGTGGGTAATCATACGCAACTTGACGGTGCGGTGATTGGCAGTACGGCAGAGGCGGATAAAAACACACTGGATACGGGCACACTGGGCTTTGGGAATATCAAAAATAAAGCCGAGTATAAAGTGGAAAGCCACAGTGGTGGGTTTAGCACGGGTGGCTCGCCATTTGAAGACCAGTTGGCGGGTAATGCGGCAGGCTCCTTGCTGACCAATGTGAATAACAAGGGCAAAGAGAGCAACACCACCCATGCGGCGGTATCGGAAGGTGAGATCATCGTTCGTGATAAGGCGAACCAGCAACAAAACCTCAATGACTTAAGCCGTGATGTGGACAATGCCCATGAGAAGCTGAATACGATTTTTGACAAAGAAAAAGAGCAAAAACGGATAGAAAAGACGCAGTTAGTGGGCGAGTTAGGTAAGCAGATTACTGATATTGCGGTGACGAATGAAAGGATAAAAGCGACTAAGGAAGAAAGGAAAAACTTCGATAAAACGCCAGTCACAGATGATGAGCGGAAAAAAGCGATTGATGCCATCAAAGATCCGAACTTGAAAGGGGATGAAACGGCTATTCGAGAGGCCATATTGAATGACCGTATTGAGAAAGCAGTTCAAAGCTCGGAATGGGGTGTGGGGGGCGATAAGCGTCGGATAGTTGAGTCGGGCACAGCGTTAATTCAAGGTTTGGTCAATGGGGATGTGAACAAAGCGGTGGCAAATGCGAGTGCGCCGTATATCGCAAATGAAATTGCCAAAAATATCGGTCAGGATAATAAAGCGGGTCGATTAACGGCTCACGGAATTGCCAATGTTGCATTAGCGCTGGCAAAAGGTGAAAATGCAGGAGCACAATCAGTCGGTGCCATGACTGCTGAAGCGGTGGGCATGCTATCGGAAGAGTTGTACAAGAAAAAACCGCATGAACTGACAGAAGATGAAAAAGCGACAGTCAGTGCATTCGCGAGTCTGGCCGCAGGCATTGCGGGCGGGTTAGTGGGGGGAGATACATCGAGTGCAGCGAATGCGGCTGAGGCAGGGAAGACGACAGTTGAGAATAACTTCTTGAGTCCTGATGATAGAGATGCAAGAGATAAAGCACTTGAAGATCAAAAGGCAGGCAGAAACCTGAAGAAAGCCTCTCAAGATATTATTTATTTATCAGATAAAGATGCTTATACCGATAAGTTAGTCGATCTCTATCGTAAGGGAGAATTAGATAGTAAAGGACAACTTGAATTAACAGAATACCTTGATGCTATTGGGATACAGTTACAGTTAAGAGGTATGAGTGAAAGCGAAGCGAAAAAACAGATAGAAATTATCTTAAAGTATCCTGGTGAATTCAAAAATGATCGCTCCGCTTATTACGAAGCCTTGGGTCAATTGAGTGCGGAAGAAAAGCATGCATGGCAAGCGGCTATAGGTACGGATGCTTTATTAGCTGGTCCGGGGCGAGCTAGCCAAATAATGCGATTGGCTTTAATATCAGGTGGATCATATCAAGCAGGAACAGGGATTGGTCAAATTGCAGATGGTAAAATTGCTGAAGGCTTAATCAATGTTGGTCTTGGTAGTGCAGTTGTATCAGGTGGTTACCTAGGAAATAAAGTTACTACAGGTAAGCCAAATGGTGGAACTACTATATCGAAAGAGATAACTTATGCAGATGGTATTCATTTCGCTCTGGAGCAGAAAAATCATTTAACCACTTTTGATGGAATAACTAACAAGGGTGTATATGGAACGCATAATCTGAATCAATTTACTCAAGCAGCATCTGAAAATGGAATAAAGATTATTAGCCAGACGCCAAGTAACATTAAGGGAATTAGTGAAGTTGTGTATCAAGTACCTAAAAAAAATAGAGAAGGGAACATTATTCCTGGAGAATTTAAAGATAAACTTTATGTTAAAACAGTATATGACCCGAAAGTTTTTCCTGACCAAAAAATGTTAGATTTAGGTCAGCAAGCTGCTTCCAATGGTTACAAAGATGCGATATCTCAAGGTCGACGCGAGTATCAATCAACCGCAGGAGGGGTAAAATTCCAAGTATATTTGGATCAACAAACAGGTAGAGTTAGGAACTTTTTTCCGGTGGCTGAATGA